A window from Myripristis murdjan chromosome 11, fMyrMur1.1, whole genome shotgun sequence encodes these proteins:
- the LOC115367233 gene encoding serine/threonine-protein kinase Sgk1 isoform X2: protein MKTGKKSFIAFIKERKMGLNDFIQRLVSTPHICQHAEVNNFLKIDENQNEEVEVDQLPDSPMFLHSRSSLAEETQIKPCDFDYLKIIGKGSFGKVLLARHKETTKYYAIKVLQKKIILKKKEQKHIMAERSVLMKNIKHPFLVGLHYSFQTTDKLYFVLDYVNGGELFYHLQRERVFLEPRARFYAAEIASALGYLHSLHIVYRDLKPENILLESQGHIVLTDFGLCKEGLEANGTTTTFCGTPEYLAPEVLQKQAYDRTVDWWCLGSVLYEMLYGLPPFYSRNTAEMYNNILHKAPVLKPNVSNAGRELLEGLLQKDRTKRLGAKDDFLELKHHSFFSPINWDDLMAKKITPPFIPTVTGPTDLRHFDPEFTHLPVSSSLCNNEVVAVTSSIKEAAGAFPGFSYGPPADHCFM from the exons ATGAAGACCGGCAAGAAATCCTTCATAG cTTTCATCAAGGAGAGAAAAATGGGGCTGAACGACTTCATCCAGAGGCTGGTGTCAACCCCACATATCTGCCAACA TGCTGAGGTCAACAACTTCCTCAAGATTGATGAGAATCAGAACGAGGAGGTGGAAGTTGATCAGCTTCCTGATAGTCCG ATGTTCCTGCATTCAAGAAGTTCCCTAGCTGAAGAGACTCA GATCAAACCCTGTGATTTTGACTACCTCAAAATCATTGGCAAAGGCAGTTTTGGAAAG GTTCTTCTGGCTCGACACAAGGAGACCACCAAGTACTACGCTATCAAAGTTCTCCAGAAGAAAATCATCTTGAAGAAGAAAGAG CAAAAGCATATCATGGCCGAGCGAAGTGTGCTGATGAAGAACATCAAGCATCCCTTCCTGGTGGGGTTACACTACTCCTTCCAGACTACTGACAAACTCTACTTTGTGCTGGACTATGTCAATGGTGGAGAG CTTTTCTACCatcttcagagagagagggtcttCCTGGAGCCCAGAGCCAGGTTCTACGCTGCTGAGATTGCCAGTGCCCTTGGCTACCTCCACTCCCTGCATATTGTTTACAG gGACCTCAAACCTGAGAACATCCTCTTAGAGTCACAGGGCCACATTGTCCTGACAGACTTTGGCCTCTGCAAAGAAGGCCTGGAAGCCAATGGAACCACAACGACCTTCTGCGGGACCCCCGAG TACCTTGCTCCTGAGGTTCTCCAGAAGCAGGCATATGACCGCACCGTCGACTGGTGGTGCCTGGGATCTGTGCTCTACGAGATGCTCTATGGACTT cCCCCTTTCTACAGCCGCAACACAGCTGAGATGTACAACAACATCCTGCACAAGGCTCCTGTGCTCAAGCCCAATGTGTCAAACGCAGGCAGGGAACTGTTGGAGGGGCTCCTGCAGAAGGACCGCACCAAGAGGCTGGGAGCAAAGGATGATTTT CTTGAGCTCAAGCACCATTCCTTCTTCTCCCCGATCAACTGGGATGATCTGATGGCCAAGAAGATCACACCTCCATTTATCCCCACAGTG ACCGGGCCCACAGACCTGCGACACTTTGACCCCGAGTTCACCCACCTGCCTGTGTCCTCATCCCTGTGCAACAATGAGGTCGTGGCTGTGACCAGCAGCATCAAGGAGGCGGCTGGAGCCTTTCCGGGTTTCTCGTACGGGCCACCGGCAGATCACTGCTTCATGTGA
- the LOC115367233 gene encoding serine/threonine-protein kinase Sgk1 isoform X1: MAVTQAGCDLTYCKMRGIVSVLAAFIKERKMGLNDFIQRLVSTPHICQHAEVNNFLKIDENQNEEVEVDQLPDSPMFLHSRSSLAEETQIKPCDFDYLKIIGKGSFGKVLLARHKETTKYYAIKVLQKKIILKKKEQKHIMAERSVLMKNIKHPFLVGLHYSFQTTDKLYFVLDYVNGGELFYHLQRERVFLEPRARFYAAEIASALGYLHSLHIVYRDLKPENILLESQGHIVLTDFGLCKEGLEANGTTTTFCGTPEYLAPEVLQKQAYDRTVDWWCLGSVLYEMLYGLPPFYSRNTAEMYNNILHKAPVLKPNVSNAGRELLEGLLQKDRTKRLGAKDDFLELKHHSFFSPINWDDLMAKKITPPFIPTVTGPTDLRHFDPEFTHLPVSSSLCNNEVVAVTSSIKEAAGAFPGFSYGPPADHCFM, encoded by the exons ATGGCTGTGACTCAAGCTGGATGTGATTTGACTTACTGCAAAATGAGGGGAATTGTCTCAGTTCTCGCCG cTTTCATCAAGGAGAGAAAAATGGGGCTGAACGACTTCATCCAGAGGCTGGTGTCAACCCCACATATCTGCCAACA TGCTGAGGTCAACAACTTCCTCAAGATTGATGAGAATCAGAACGAGGAGGTGGAAGTTGATCAGCTTCCTGATAGTCCG ATGTTCCTGCATTCAAGAAGTTCCCTAGCTGAAGAGACTCA GATCAAACCCTGTGATTTTGACTACCTCAAAATCATTGGCAAAGGCAGTTTTGGAAAG GTTCTTCTGGCTCGACACAAGGAGACCACCAAGTACTACGCTATCAAAGTTCTCCAGAAGAAAATCATCTTGAAGAAGAAAGAG CAAAAGCATATCATGGCCGAGCGAAGTGTGCTGATGAAGAACATCAAGCATCCCTTCCTGGTGGGGTTACACTACTCCTTCCAGACTACTGACAAACTCTACTTTGTGCTGGACTATGTCAATGGTGGAGAG CTTTTCTACCatcttcagagagagagggtcttCCTGGAGCCCAGAGCCAGGTTCTACGCTGCTGAGATTGCCAGTGCCCTTGGCTACCTCCACTCCCTGCATATTGTTTACAG gGACCTCAAACCTGAGAACATCCTCTTAGAGTCACAGGGCCACATTGTCCTGACAGACTTTGGCCTCTGCAAAGAAGGCCTGGAAGCCAATGGAACCACAACGACCTTCTGCGGGACCCCCGAG TACCTTGCTCCTGAGGTTCTCCAGAAGCAGGCATATGACCGCACCGTCGACTGGTGGTGCCTGGGATCTGTGCTCTACGAGATGCTCTATGGACTT cCCCCTTTCTACAGCCGCAACACAGCTGAGATGTACAACAACATCCTGCACAAGGCTCCTGTGCTCAAGCCCAATGTGTCAAACGCAGGCAGGGAACTGTTGGAGGGGCTCCTGCAGAAGGACCGCACCAAGAGGCTGGGAGCAAAGGATGATTTT CTTGAGCTCAAGCACCATTCCTTCTTCTCCCCGATCAACTGGGATGATCTGATGGCCAAGAAGATCACACCTCCATTTATCCCCACAGTG ACCGGGCCCACAGACCTGCGACACTTTGACCCCGAGTTCACCCACCTGCCTGTGTCCTCATCCCTGTGCAACAATGAGGTCGTGGCTGTGACCAGCAGCATCAAGGAGGCGGCTGGAGCCTTTCCGGGTTTCTCGTACGGGCCACCGGCAGATCACTGCTTCATGTGA